One window from the genome of Candidatus Binatota bacterium encodes:
- a CDS encoding tRNA (cytidine(34)-2'-O)-methyltransferase, translating into MRIVLVEPEIPQNTGSIARLAAATRTPLDLVGPLGFSLDDRYMRRAGLDYWPLVDLSVHDDWAAWVDDHPPGRVIVNSARRGRCYAEHEFARDDLLLFGSESKGLGAERIDALSAAGAEVLTIPIVEPGVRSLNLANAVSVILYEGLRQLGSLEVKS; encoded by the coding sequence GTGCGCATAGTATTGGTAGAGCCAGAGATTCCGCAGAACACCGGGAGCATAGCGCGGCTGGCAGCGGCTACGCGCACTCCGCTTGATCTTGTCGGACCGCTGGGATTCTCGCTCGACGATCGTTACATGCGTCGCGCCGGTCTCGACTACTGGCCGCTGGTCGACCTGTCGGTACATGACGACTGGGCTGCCTGGGTCGACGATCATCCGCCGGGTCGCGTGATCGTCAACTCGGCCAGGCGCGGGCGTTGTTATGCCGAGCACGAGTTTGCCCGGGACGATTTGTTGTTGTTCGGGTCCGAGAGCAAGGGGCTGGGTGCCGAGCGTATCGACGCCCTGTCGGCGGCGGGTGCCGAGGTATTGACTATCCCGATCGTCGAGCCGGGGGTGCGCAGTCTTAATTTGGCCAACGCCGTTTCGGTGATATTGTACGAAGGGCTGCGGCAGTTGGGCAGCCTGGAAGTGAAGTCGT
- a CDS encoding DUF1285 domain-containing protein: MTRAGFWAIGGAEIVFRRDGHWYADGEKISNKRISLLFSRHVVADGEGGWVVDVGVDRASIVVEDTPLVVVSVDGDPDQGFSVRTNDGENNELDCGSLCVGDDNVLYCRVERGSRGVMPARFLRPAYYHLAGAISDAGGDPVLNCRGQQWPLAACKG; this comes from the coding sequence ATGACAAGGGCAGGTTTCTGGGCCATCGGGGGAGCGGAGATTGTTTTTCGTCGTGATGGCCACTGGTACGCCGACGGCGAAAAGATCAGTAACAAGCGCATCTCCCTCCTGTTCTCTCGTCACGTGGTCGCCGACGGTGAGGGCGGCTGGGTCGTTGATGTCGGTGTGGACCGCGCGTCGATCGTGGTGGAAGACACGCCGCTGGTAGTGGTGTCGGTGGACGGCGATCCCGACCAGGGTTTTTCGGTGCGCACCAACGATGGTGAGAACAACGAACTCGATTGTGGCTCGCTGTGCGTTGGCGATGACAACGTTCTCTACTGTCGGGTCGAACGCGGCAGCCGCGGCGTGATGCCCGCGCGTTTTCTACGACCGGCCTACTATCACCTCGCGGGGGCCATCAGCGACGCCGGTGGCGACCCGGTGTTAAACTGCCGGGGGCAACAGTGGCCACTGGCCGCGTGCAAGGGCTGA
- a CDS encoding class 1 fructose-bisphosphatase: protein MAEQAISLSDWLEGRVAVGLDPALAGLLADIARPCTKISEEVNRAGLTDILGVSGTTNVHGEEVKKLDLYSDQLIIDALRQAGSVCGMASEEDEEIIAPSAAGEQSAYVALFDPLDGSSNIDVNISIGTIFSVFRRLGPRGSAAVLEDFLQPGSAQVAAGYFAYGSSTMLVLSTGDGVDGFTLDPGSGEYLLSHPSIITPARGSIYSCNEGNAWTWDQATRDYVDSLKDPSGGEGRPGSGRYVGSLVADFHRNLLKGGIFLYPAGSKKPGETPAGKLRLMYEANPMAMLAEQSGGSASDGSTRILDLVPTSVHQRTALAVGSSDNMAEYLAAVGN from the coding sequence ATGGCAGAGCAGGCGATTTCACTTTCAGATTGGCTCGAGGGCAGGGTAGCCGTCGGGCTCGACCCGGCGCTGGCTGGCCTGCTGGCCGACATCGCTCGGCCCTGCACGAAGATTTCCGAGGAGGTGAACCGGGCGGGGCTGACCGACATCCTGGGCGTGAGCGGCACCACCAACGTGCACGGAGAGGAGGTCAAGAAGCTCGACCTGTACTCCGACCAGCTCATCATTGACGCGCTCAGGCAGGCCGGAAGCGTGTGCGGCATGGCGTCGGAAGAAGACGAAGAAATCATCGCACCGTCGGCCGCCGGCGAACAGAGCGCCTATGTTGCGCTGTTCGACCCCCTTGACGGATCATCGAACATCGACGTCAACATAAGCATAGGCACGATCTTCTCGGTGTTCAGGCGACTGGGCCCGCGCGGTTCGGCCGCCGTGCTGGAGGATTTTCTGCAACCCGGCAGCGCCCAGGTCGCCGCTGGTTATTTTGCCTACGGTTCGAGCACCATGCTGGTGTTGAGCACGGGTGATGGCGTGGACGGTTTTACGCTCGACCCGGGAAGCGGCGAGTACCTGCTCTCGCACCCGAGCATAATCACTCCCGCGCGGGGGAGCATTTACAGTTGCAACGAGGGTAACGCGTGGACCTGGGACCAGGCTACGCGAGACTACGTCGACTCACTCAAGGATCCCTCGGGGGGCGAGGGGCGTCCCGGCTCGGGGCGCTACGTGGGGTCGCTGGTAGCCGACTTTCATCGCAACCTGCTCAAGGGAGGTATTTTTCTTTACCCTGCGGGTAGCAAGAAGCCCGGTGAAACGCCGGCGGGTAAACTGCGCCTGATGTACGAGGCCAACCCCATGGCCATGCTGGCCGAGCAGTCCGGCGGCTCTGCCAGTGACGGCAGTACGCGTATCCTCGACCTCGTGCCGACCTCGGTACACCAACGCACCGCCCTGGCGGTGGGTAGCAGCGACAACATGGCCGAGTACCTGGCCGCGGTCGGCAACTGA
- a CDS encoding alpha/beta hydrolase has protein sequence MAGEQLKAVLKLLAGMVDLNTTSVEEMRSGMEAGLGAFPLPDDVSAQVESGWPVPVEWISTPGCDDSRVLLYLHGGGYAVGSINTHRELVSRLARACGCRALLIDYRLGPEHRFPAAVDDALACYSQLLDRSIAPGRIAIAGDSAGGGLTLATLLAAREAGLPMPAAAVGLSAWTDLSVSGDSITSRQEADPMLTGDQLRQFATWYLGEDGDPRDPLASPVFASLDGLPPLLLQVGSEEVLLDDTLRLADNARTAGVEVCVEQWDEMFHVWQALASMLDEGQKAIDRIGEFLCEKMDGENKL, from the coding sequence ATGGCAGGTGAACAACTCAAAGCGGTTCTCAAGTTGCTGGCGGGCATGGTGGACCTTAACACCACTTCGGTTGAAGAAATGCGCAGCGGCATGGAAGCTGGCCTCGGTGCTTTTCCCCTGCCCGACGACGTCAGCGCCCAGGTTGAAAGCGGCTGGCCGGTACCCGTGGAGTGGATCAGCACCCCCGGCTGCGACGACAGCAGGGTACTGCTCTACCTGCACGGCGGTGGTTACGCGGTGGGTTCGATCAACACCCACCGCGAACTGGTGTCGCGCCTGGCGCGAGCCTGCGGCTGCCGCGCATTGCTTATCGACTACCGGCTGGGCCCCGAGCATAGGTTTCCGGCTGCCGTCGACGACGCGCTGGCCTGTTACTCGCAACTGCTCGACCGGTCCATCGCCCCTGGCCGCATAGCAATTGCCGGCGACTCGGCCGGTGGCGGGCTCACACTCGCCACGCTGCTGGCCGCGCGAGAAGCCGGGCTGCCCATGCCGGCGGCCGCCGTCGGCCTGTCGGCCTGGACCGACCTGTCGGTGAGCGGAGACTCCATAACCAGCAGGCAAGAGGCCGACCCCATGCTCACCGGCGACCAGCTGCGGCAGTTTGCCACCTGGTACCTCGGCGAAGACGGGGACCCCCGCGACCCACTGGCTTCGCCCGTGTTCGCGTCGCTCGACGGGCTGCCACCGCTGCTGCTGCAGGTGGGCAGCGAAGAGGTTCTGCTCGACGACACCCTACGCCTGGCCGACAACGCACGGACGGCGGGTGTGGAAGTCTGCGTAGAGCAGTGGGACGAGATGTTCCACGTGTGGCAGGCCTTGGCCTCCATGCTTGACGAAGGGCAAAAAGCCATCGACCGCATAGGCGAATTTCTGTGCGAAAAAATGGACGGGGAAAATAAGCTATGA
- a CDS encoding TetR/AcrR family transcriptional regulator, giving the protein MLSVLSLSNKEALIMAAPFPRPRSVPSHISYDSDADRPSSRRGRRPKVTRRQMLEAATQEFAAHGYGGSTIAAIAARLGITQPLIHYHFHSKEELWFESVYLLFLSLWNDIELALVEAKNDGSRSSARELLKVLVTALARKPEIARIVSNEGYDRNSTRMSRLSETYLQPVFKLVGEALAAHGKRASLKEQSSEFLLLAFLGSTTTVLTMGPVCRELYGLQIDSEENIDKQVALLEALFVG; this is encoded by the coding sequence ATGCTCTCGGTACTGAGCCTCAGCAATAAGGAGGCGCTAATAATGGCTGCACCATTCCCCCGCCCACGGAGCGTGCCCTCACACATAAGCTACGATAGCGATGCCGACAGGCCATCCTCACGACGTGGACGACGGCCAAAGGTCACGCGGCGGCAGATGTTGGAGGCCGCCACGCAGGAGTTCGCGGCCCACGGCTACGGCGGGTCAACCATCGCCGCCATTGCCGCCCGACTCGGAATCACCCAACCGCTGATCCACTACCATTTTCATTCCAAGGAGGAGCTGTGGTTTGAGTCGGTTTACCTGCTCTTCCTCTCGCTGTGGAATGACATAGAGCTGGCCCTGGTCGAAGCTAAGAACGACGGCTCGCGCAGCAGTGCCCGGGAGTTGCTCAAGGTGCTCGTCACTGCCCTGGCCCGGAAGCCCGAAATCGCGCGAATCGTGAGTAACGAGGGCTACGACCGCAACAGCACGCGCATGTCGCGACTGTCTGAAACCTACCTGCAGCCCGTATTCAAGTTAGTCGGCGAGGCGCTCGCCGCGCACGGCAAGCGAGCCTCGCTCAAGGAGCAGTCCTCTGAATTTCTCCTGCTGGCCTTCCTCGGCTCAACGACCACCGTGCTCACCATGGGTCCGGTGTGCCGAGAGCTATACGGCCTCCAGATCGACTCCGAGGAGAACATAGACAAGCAGGTCGCGCTTCTCGAAGCCCTGTTCGTGGGCTAA
- a CDS encoding citrate synthase: MVAKKKAPKKTRKKTTKGSGKKSLTITDNRTGRVYELPINDNTVRGMTFRDIKVDKEDFGLLVYDPGLLNSVTCKSTVSFIDGDRGILEYRGYPIAQLAEQSNFLETAYLIVKGELPNAKHLAAWEHNITMHTMLHENLYKFMDGFRYDAHPMGMLVSTVGALSTFYPDAKDIFDIESRRVQARRLLGKMPTLAAMSYRHSMGLPYVYPDNDLGYTANFLSMMFRMTETRYKPNPVFERALEVLFVLHADHEQNCSAHAMRAVGSSDVDPYTAVAAACGALYGPLHGGANEAVIHMLKKIGSVKNIPAYIKRVKAGEMRLMGFGHRVYKSYDPRARIIKDVAYQVFEETGKNPLIDIAVALEKIALEDEFFIERKLYPNVDFYSGIIYQAMGFPLEMFPVLFAIGRTAGWLAQWSEMVQDEERRIVRPRQIYQGERGRDYVDIKERPTPATRERLILARERL; encoded by the coding sequence ATGGTTGCAAAAAAAAAGGCCCCTAAAAAAACCCGTAAGAAAACCACCAAGGGATCCGGCAAAAAATCGCTGACGATCACCGACAACCGCACCGGCCGGGTCTACGAGCTGCCCATCAACGACAACACGGTGCGAGGCATGACCTTTCGCGACATCAAGGTCGACAAGGAAGACTTCGGCCTCCTGGTCTATGACCCCGGGCTGCTGAACTCGGTTACCTGCAAGAGTACGGTATCTTTCATCGACGGCGACCGTGGCATCCTCGAGTACCGAGGCTACCCCATCGCCCAGCTCGCCGAGCAGAGCAACTTTCTCGAGACTGCCTACCTCATCGTCAAGGGCGAGCTACCCAACGCCAAGCACCTCGCGGCCTGGGAACACAACATAACCATGCACACCATGCTGCATGAGAACCTCTACAAGTTCATGGACGGCTTTCGTTACGACGCCCACCCCATGGGCATGCTGGTGAGCACGGTCGGTGCGCTCTCCACCTTCTACCCCGACGCCAAGGATATCTTCGACATAGAGTCGCGCCGCGTGCAGGCGCGCCGCCTGCTTGGTAAGATGCCAACGCTGGCAGCCATGTCCTACCGGCACAGCATGGGGTTACCCTACGTTTACCCCGACAACGACCTTGGCTACACGGCCAACTTCCTGTCGATGATGTTCCGCATGACCGAGACCAGATACAAGCCGAACCCGGTGTTCGAGCGGGCGCTCGAGGTGCTGTTCGTCCTGCACGCCGACCACGAGCAGAACTGCTCGGCCCACGCCATGCGCGCTGTGGGCAGTTCGGACGTCGACCCCTACACCGCGGTGGCGGCAGCCTGCGGGGCCCTGTACGGCCCGCTGCACGGCGGCGCCAACGAGGCAGTGATCCACATGCTCAAAAAGATAGGCTCGGTGAAAAACATCCCGGCCTACATCAAGCGTGTAAAGGCCGGCGAGATGCGGCTGATGGGATTCGGCCACCGCGTGTACAAGAGCTACGACCCGCGCGCGAGAATAATAAAGGACGTGGCCTACCAGGTGTTCGAGGAAACCGGCAAAAACCCGCTCATCGACATCGCGGTCGCGCTGGAAAAAATCGCGCTGGAAGACGAGTTTTTCATTGAGCGCAAGCTCTATCCCAACGTGGATTTCTACTCGGGCATAATCTACCAGGCCATGGGCTTTCCGCTCGAAATGTTCCCGGTGCTTTTCGCGATTGGTCGTACGGCCGGCTGGCTGGCCCAGTGGAGCGAAATGGTGCAGGACGAAGAACGACGCATCGTGCGCCCGCGGCAGATCTACCAAGGCGAACGTGGACGCGACTACGTAGACATAAAGGAACGGCCGACGCCCGCCACCCGGGAGCGGCTTATCCTGGCGCGCGAGCGCCTGTAA
- a CDS encoding class I fructose-bisphosphate aldolase, whose product MSERVKEILSWYASENPGTLNNLARILYHGRLGGTGRMIILPVDQGFEHGPARSFAHNPAGYDPRYHFQLAVDAGCSAYAAPLGFLEAGAAEYAGQVPMILKLNNHDSLSPDVENSVPSLTGSVADALRLGCVAIGYTIYPGSGEFKSMYEDLRELTREAKDYGLAVVVWSYPRGGNLGKEAETAIDVVAYAAQIAAQMGATLIKVKPPTDYIEQDAARKVYEEEGIPTGTLAERVSHVVQSAFGGRRVVIFSGGAKGADEKVFEEVRGVRDGGGFGSIIGRNSFQREKEEALAFLSTAMGIYDGKD is encoded by the coding sequence ATGAGTGAACGAGTCAAGGAAATCCTGAGCTGGTACGCCAGCGAGAACCCGGGAACGCTGAACAACCTGGCGCGCATCCTCTACCACGGCCGCCTCGGTGGCACCGGTCGCATGATCATACTGCCGGTCGACCAGGGCTTCGAGCACGGCCCGGCTCGCAGTTTCGCCCACAATCCGGCGGGCTACGATCCGCGCTATCACTTTCAGCTTGCCGTTGATGCCGGTTGCAGCGCTTACGCCGCGCCGCTGGGCTTTCTCGAGGCCGGCGCGGCCGAGTACGCCGGGCAGGTGCCGATGATACTCAAGCTCAACAACCACGACTCGCTTTCGCCCGACGTAGAGAACTCGGTTCCGTCGCTCACCGGCTCGGTGGCCGACGCGCTCAGGTTGGGCTGCGTGGCGATAGGCTACACGATTTATCCCGGTTCGGGTGAGTTCAAGTCAATGTACGAGGACCTGAGGGAGCTCACGCGAGAAGCCAAGGACTACGGCCTGGCCGTGGTGGTGTGGTCGTATCCGCGCGGTGGCAACCTGGGCAAGGAAGCCGAAACCGCCATCGACGTGGTCGCCTACGCGGCCCAGATAGCCGCGCAGATGGGCGCGACCCTCATCAAGGTCAAGCCCCCCACCGATTACATCGAGCAGGATGCGGCGCGCAAGGTATACGAAGAAGAAGGCATACCCACGGGCACGCTGGCGGAGCGCGTGAGCCACGTCGTACAGTCGGCCTTCGGCGGCAGGCGGGTAGTGATCTTTTCGGGTGGTGCCAAGGGCGCCGACGAGAAGGTCTTCGAAGAGGTCCGAGGCGTTCGTGACGGCGGTGGCTTCGGCTCGATCATAGGCCGCAACTCCTTTCAGCGGGAGAAGGAGGAGGCCTTGGCCTTTCTGTCCACGGCCATGGGCATCTACGACGGCAAGGACTGA
- a CDS encoding ABC transporter ATP-binding protein yields MRATNVNRLREYLLKYNKRYLVGGACLFVTATMVMAIPAVLQRAIDQLADTVAGNKSAASMPGDAVFNDAVFNAAPWALAIIALAVGQALVRTVSRSLIFNAGRDVEYDLRNDLFVHLTTLPQSWYHRQRTGDLMSRLVNDLNAVRLLLGLGVLTIINTPLYCIYALTLMAMMDLRLTLAALLPFPLILWVIRVYSHRMMEASVSVQERLADISSSVQETLAGVSVIKAWGREQQREGDFAQLNERFKNDSMELVKLRGKVFPLVRVVSSLGVLVVLYYGGTLVVRGELTLGQLVAFMVYLNIIAWPMMALGWLVSIYQRGRAAMLRLGEVLDARPEIASPEGGGHRAVLRGGVSLENVSFTYPSDQARDPALRNVTLELEAGTTLGVLGATGSGKSTLASLVARVFDPDQGRVMVDGVDLREWNLGDLRRGIGFVPQDPFLFSSSIEDNIAFARDDLGDEELGRLVEIAALDTDLAEFPHGMDTQVGERGLAMSGGQKQRLTLARAVARDPAILVLDDALSSIDAATESRILDELESVMEGRSSIIVSHRVAAVRRADRVVVLEEGRVVEDGTPDELAAADGLYSRLLERQQLADELEAM; encoded by the coding sequence TTGCGAGCTACCAACGTGAATCGCCTCAGGGAATATCTTCTCAAGTACAACAAGCGCTATCTCGTGGGCGGGGCCTGCCTGTTCGTGACCGCGACCATGGTGATGGCCATACCAGCCGTCCTGCAGCGGGCCATCGACCAGCTGGCGGACACCGTGGCCGGCAATAAGAGCGCTGCCAGCATGCCGGGCGACGCGGTATTCAACGACGCGGTATTCAACGCAGCCCCCTGGGCACTGGCTATTATAGCGCTGGCCGTGGGCCAGGCGCTGGTGCGCACCGTGTCGAGGTCGCTCATTTTCAACGCCGGCCGCGACGTCGAGTACGATCTGCGCAACGACTTGTTCGTCCACCTCACCACCCTGCCCCAGTCGTGGTACCACCGCCAGCGCACCGGCGACCTCATGTCGCGACTGGTCAACGACCTCAACGCCGTGCGCCTGCTGCTCGGCCTGGGCGTGCTCACGATCATCAACACTCCGCTGTACTGCATCTACGCGCTCACCCTCATGGCCATGATGGACCTGCGCCTCACGCTCGCGGCTCTGCTCCCCTTCCCTCTCATACTGTGGGTGATCAGGGTCTACAGCCATCGCATGATGGAAGCGTCGGTAAGCGTGCAGGAACGGCTCGCCGACATATCGTCGTCGGTGCAGGAAACGCTCGCCGGGGTGTCGGTCATCAAGGCCTGGGGACGCGAGCAGCAACGAGAAGGCGATTTTGCGCAGCTCAACGAGCGCTTCAAGAACGACAGCATGGAGCTGGTCAAGCTGCGCGGCAAGGTGTTTCCGCTGGTAAGGGTTGTCTCGTCGCTGGGCGTGCTGGTGGTGCTCTATTACGGCGGAACGCTGGTCGTGCGCGGCGAGCTCACGCTGGGCCAGCTGGTGGCCTTCATGGTCTACCTCAACATCATCGCCTGGCCGATGATGGCGCTTGGCTGGCTGGTATCCATCTACCAGCGCGGCCGCGCCGCCATGCTGCGGCTGGGCGAGGTACTCGACGCACGACCGGAGATCGCCAGCCCCGAGGGCGGTGGGCATCGCGCCGTGCTGCGCGGCGGGGTCAGCCTGGAGAACGTGAGCTTCACCTACCCTTCGGACCAGGCGCGCGACCCCGCGCTGAGAAACGTGACCCTCGAGCTAGAGGCCGGCACGACCCTGGGCGTGCTGGGCGCCACGGGTTCGGGCAAGTCTACGCTGGCCTCGCTGGTGGCGCGGGTGTTCGACCCCGACCAGGGCCGGGTGATGGTTGACGGCGTGGACCTGCGCGAATGGAACCTGGGCGACCTGCGACGCGGCATCGGCTTCGTACCCCAGGACCCCTTCCTCTTCAGCTCGTCGATAGAAGACAATATTGCCTTTGCCCGCGACGACCTGGGCGACGAAGAACTCGGCAGGCTGGTTGAAATAGCCGCCCTCGATACCGACCTCGCCGAGTTTCCGCACGGCATGGACACGCAGGTGGGAGAACGCGGGCTGGCCATGTCGGGCGGGCAGAAGCAACGCCTCACCCTGGCCCGAGCCGTGGCCCGCGACCCGGCCATACTGGTGCTCGACGACGCGCTCTCGAGTATCGACGCCGCCACCGAGTCGCGCATACTCGATGAACTCGAGAGCGTGATGGAAGGCCGCAGCAGCATCATCGTGTCTCACCGCGTGGCAGCGGTGCGCAGGGCCGACCGCGTGGTTGTGCTCGAAGAGGGCCGCGTGGTTGAAGACGGCACGCCCGACGAACTGGCGGCGGCCGATGGCCTGTACTCGCGCCTGCTCGAGCGGCAGCAACTCGCCGACGAACTGGAGGCCATGTAA
- a CDS encoding ABC transporter ATP-binding protein yields the protein MATPGKPTGQTAGRGPHGEQRLGATRDLRLLASLWRFVRPYRWLFLLSLLLLPAVSACLLVQPWIVRNVIDNYISAGNTDGMGSWVLLFGVAVLGEFTFMYWQHYTSMLVAQRALADLRVELFRRVLALDSGWYDRNPVGRTVTRLTTDVDVINDMFAAGAITILMDVLTLLGIIAIMFSLNAPLALVTLSTLPVLVILIDFFRRKARRNYRWIRERIARINAYLQEAISGIAVVQVFAREKAASAEFDRLNSLHRDAAHRANIYEASLFSIVEALSSISLALILWYGAHLLLGTPALPFSGLGGSMTGASAASSAISFGTLVAFIEYMNKFFIPVRDFSTKYAVMQSALTATERVQEMLELEPAIFSRPGAVTNGTIDAAGDIGNAVEFDQVNFAYVEGEPVLRNLSFSVRRGEHVAIVGATGSGKTTITRLLGRFYETQVGRVLVDGVDVQRWDTRALRKRVGSVQQDVYLFSDTIYNNIAMGNPLVSRERAQEAARMVNAHQFIERLADGYDTMVSERGSNFSTGQRQLLSFARALAWDPSILVLDEATSSVDPATEQLIQQALAALQKGRTSIVIAHRLSTVEQADRILVLHHGELREQGTHAELMARGGLYARLYQLQYQQAG from the coding sequence ATGGCTACCCCAGGCAAGCCCACCGGGCAGACAGCGGGGCGAGGACCGCACGGTGAGCAGCGGCTCGGGGCCACCCGCGACCTGCGGCTGCTCGCGTCCCTGTGGCGTTTCGTGAGACCTTATCGCTGGCTGTTCCTGCTCTCCTTGCTGTTGCTGCCGGCGGTGTCGGCCTGCCTGCTGGTGCAGCCGTGGATCGTGCGCAACGTCATCGACAACTACATATCGGCCGGCAACACCGACGGTATGGGCTCCTGGGTATTGCTGTTCGGCGTGGCAGTGCTGGGTGAGTTTACCTTCATGTACTGGCAGCACTACACGAGCATGCTCGTGGCGCAGAGAGCGCTGGCCGACCTTCGCGTGGAATTGTTCCGCCGTGTGCTTGCTCTCGATTCGGGCTGGTACGACCGCAACCCGGTTGGCCGCACCGTCACCCGGCTGACGACCGACGTGGACGTGATCAACGACATGTTTGCCGCCGGTGCCATCACCATCCTGATGGACGTGCTCACGCTGCTTGGCATCATCGCCATCATGTTCAGTCTCAACGCGCCGCTGGCCCTGGTCACGCTGTCGACGCTACCGGTGCTGGTGATACTGATCGATTTCTTTCGCCGCAAGGCACGGCGAAACTACCGCTGGATACGAGAGCGCATAGCGCGCATCAACGCCTACCTGCAGGAGGCCATCAGCGGCATCGCCGTGGTGCAGGTGTTCGCGCGCGAAAAAGCGGCCTCGGCCGAGTTCGACCGGCTCAACTCGCTGCACCGCGACGCCGCCCACCGGGCCAACATCTACGAGGCCTCGCTGTTCTCCATCGTTGAAGCCCTGAGCAGCATCTCGCTCGCGCTCATACTGTGGTACGGCGCCCACCTCTTACTCGGCACGCCCGCGTTACCGTTCTCAGGGCTGGGCGGCTCGATGACCGGCGCTTCCGCCGCCAGCTCGGCGATCAGCTTTGGAACGCTGGTGGCCTTCATCGAGTACATGAACAAGTTTTTCATCCCGGTGCGCGACTTCTCGACCAAGTACGCAGTGATGCAGTCGGCGCTCACGGCCACCGAGCGGGTGCAGGAAATGCTCGAGCTCGAGCCAGCCATTTTCTCGCGACCGGGGGCGGTGACCAACGGGACAATCGACGCGGCAGGAGACATCGGCAACGCCGTAGAGTTTGACCAGGTGAATTTCGCCTACGTGGAGGGCGAACCAGTACTGAGAAATCTCTCGTTCAGCGTCCGCCGTGGCGAGCACGTGGCCATAGTCGGCGCCACCGGCTCGGGCAAAACAACCATCACCAGGCTGCTCGGTCGTTTTTATGAAACCCAGGTTGGGCGCGTACTCGTTGACGGCGTGGACGTGCAGCGCTGGGACACGCGCGCGCTCAGGAAGCGGGTGGGCAGCGTGCAGCAGGACGTGTACCTGTTCTCCGACACGATCTACAACAACATCGCCATGGGCAACCCCCTGGTCAGCCGCGAGCGTGCGCAGGAAGCCGCGCGCATGGTCAACGCCCACCAGTTTATCGAACGCCTGGCCGACGGTTATGACACGATGGTGAGCGAACGCGGCAGTAATTTTTCGACGGGTCAACGGCAGTTGCTGTCGTTTGCCAGGGCGCTGGCCTGGGATCCGTCGATACTCGTGCTCGACGAGGCGACCTCGAGCGTCGACCCGGCAACCGAACAGCTCATTCAGCAAGCGCTGGCCGCCCTGCAGAAAGGGCGCACGTCTATAGTGATCGCCCACCGACTGTCGACCGTGGAGCAGGCCGACCGTATCCTCGTGCTGCACCACGGTGAACTACGCGAGCAGGGGACGCACGCCGAGCTCATGGCGCGCGGCGGACTCTACGCCCGCCTCTACCAGCTCCAGTACCAGCAGGCCGGCTGA
- a CDS encoding acyltransferase yields MAIHTPLSSPGAASPGTGPAPGSSTQRWEWLDALRGIAIVAVVAMHVTWAWTLVAPPDSTATAWLAFVHLLASFGVPLFLLVSARALLQGYHAALGGLRGWVAFVARRAQRLLPAYFAWSLLSLAAHDTSVLTSPVDLASTLLLGGAEIHFYFVPLVFQLYLLWPIFAQAGRLSSKSTTATVLITVGATLLMIACWRVTPAWNHSPPLLQLLLSSWLAWPLLGCTVLPLLERRLLAGEAASGRRAVAAAGFAISLVAVLLAAALVTWQWHPGMTINYLGIVVMVFSPLNALYFLLALTAAILLVTSAPRAGSALAWLGRRSYGIYLCHLLVMGSLVFKRILGNPVPSDFESPLWIASWAAGLLLTLALSAGLVEALRRVRPLARFVGYQ; encoded by the coding sequence ATGGCAATCCACACCCCACTGTCATCTCCAGGCGCGGCATCTCCAGGTACCGGGCCCGCACCCGGGTCATCAACGCAGCGCTGGGAGTGGCTCGACGCGCTGCGCGGCATTGCCATCGTCGCGGTGGTGGCCATGCACGTCACCTGGGCCTGGACGCTGGTGGCACCTCCCGACAGCACTGCCACGGCGTGGCTTGCCTTCGTGCACCTGCTCGCCAGTTTCGGCGTGCCGCTGTTCCTGCTGGTATCGGCCAGGGCTCTGCTGCAAGGCTACCACGCAGCGCTGGGTGGCTTGCGCGGATGGGTCGCCTTCGTTGCACGCCGCGCGCAACGACTCCTGCCGGCCTACTTTGCCTGGAGCCTGCTCTCGCTCGCGGCCCACGACACCTCCGTTCTCACGTCGCCCGTCGATCTTGCAAGCACCCTGCTGCTGGGAGGGGCCGAAATTCATTTCTACTTTGTGCCGCTCGTCTTCCAGCTCTACCTGCTGTGGCCGATATTCGCCCAGGCCGGCAGGCTCTCATCGAAGTCAACGACAGCGACCGTGCTTATTACTGTCGGCGCCACGCTGCTGATGATCGCCTGCTGGCGAGTCACCCCGGCGTGGAATCACAGCCCACCGCTGCTGCAGTTGTTGCTCAGTTCCTGGCTGGCCTGGCCGCTGCTTGGCTGCACCGTATTGCCACTTCTCGAGCGCCGGCTGCTCGCCGGCGAGGCTGCTTCAGGACGGCGCGCCGTGGCGGCTGCGGGATTCGCCATCAGCCTGGTCGCCGTCCTGTTGGCGGCTGCGCTGGTAACGTGGCAGTGGCACCCGGGCATGACGATAAACTACCTGGGCATAGTGGTAATGGTCTTCAGCCCACTTAACGCTTTATATTTTCTGCTCGCGCTGACCGCCGCCATCCTCCTGGTCACTTCCGCGCCCCGGGCCGGCTCGGCACTGGCCTGGTTGGGGCGGCGCTCCTACGGAATCTACCTCTGCCACCTGCTCGTGATGGGCTCCCTTGTTTTCAAGCGTATACTCGGCAATCCAGTGCCCTCGGACTTCGAGTCACCCCTGTGGATCGCGAGCTGGGCGGCCGGCCTGCTGCTGACGCTGGCCTTGAGTGCGGGCCTGGTCGAAGCCCTGCGTCGCGTCCGCCCGCTGGCCAGGTTCGTGGGATACCAGTGA